A region of Shewanella psychromarinicola DNA encodes the following proteins:
- the cas3 gene encoding CRISPR-associated helicase/endonuclease Cas3 has translation MVDDTYFKYWGKCDKSNPVEKYHLLPYHCLDVAAVVEVWLSESKVLLKQISMQLKLDETEARSIVLFYVLLHDLGKFDARFQNFVEEVRITLQGNEYEVESEKYSHGSHGYLHFIQTYGHDKAMKAVAGHHGYCDTSIDRNLLEPDADKELINLDKLARKKWIEFSLEFTGLTSIPDVGEIPMLAGLCSVADWIGSSITNFTTEPTADLNMYYQQTLPRAKAALLDSGMLNKLNGSGFDFLFQPYLPRGIQTLLPTLPLKTGLTIVESDTGSGKTEFALAYASMLIEKDLADGIVFGLPTQATANGLFNRIGDAATKLFPDSAITLAHGKSKYLFPDENGFLHQSNKRAFLGSMSVATVDQVLMGVLGIKHQFIRSFGTRKSVLILDEIHSFDAYMYALIEQVIKGQHQAYSNVILLSATLSISLKNKLLKHYSGKAKRTAYPLVTHVDLEGNTQEYSVEMPAKNKVVTLKNWLSNDLLPTPDQQAILLEHAKAGAVVGIICNTVADAQNLFVQLKHLQTEQDTNVDLFHARYSYADRERIENEVLQIYGKNAPRKGRILVATQVVEQSLDLDFDIMVSQIAPIEFLMQRMGRLWRHDRINTSLYSRSDRIKHPLFITLLPSQSVSNWSHHYQGSGYVYRNVRVLYRTEQYLLQREKLTFPDCYRHAIEYVHAEEPYPDENSELNDLYDKYQMEQDGSAYTAKMYSVLDSKPLSDVDPRCALLTREGEMTATVVLMNELGGLFHGGDYKEQQDRERSTVALAKKHVKGKQDTDFYCIKSVVNKDIDYGELGVVLPSFNSKN, from the coding sequence ATGGTAGATGATACATACTTTAAATATTGGGGTAAGTGTGACAAATCAAACCCTGTAGAGAAATATCATCTATTACCATATCATTGCCTAGATGTGGCGGCAGTAGTTGAGGTTTGGCTTTCAGAATCGAAAGTATTACTTAAACAAATATCTATGCAGTTAAAGTTAGATGAAACTGAAGCGCGATCAATAGTTTTATTTTATGTGTTATTACATGATCTAGGTAAGTTTGATGCGCGCTTTCAGAACTTTGTAGAAGAAGTACGTATTACACTTCAAGGCAATGAATATGAAGTCGAATCTGAGAAGTATTCGCATGGCTCGCATGGTTATCTGCATTTTATTCAAACCTATGGTCATGATAAAGCAATGAAAGCCGTTGCTGGACATCATGGTTATTGCGATACATCGATAGATCGAAACTTATTAGAACCAGATGCTGATAAAGAACTTATTAATTTAGATAAATTAGCTCGTAAAAAGTGGATTGAATTTAGCCTAGAATTTACAGGTTTAACTTCTATTCCTGATGTTGGTGAGATTCCGATGCTTGCAGGATTATGCAGTGTGGCAGACTGGATTGGTTCCTCAATCACCAATTTTACTACAGAACCAACAGCTGATTTAAATATGTACTACCAGCAAACATTACCTAGGGCAAAAGCAGCCTTACTTGATTCAGGTATGTTGAATAAACTGAATGGTTCAGGCTTTGATTTTCTATTTCAGCCTTATTTACCTCGTGGTATTCAAACTTTATTACCTACACTTCCGTTAAAAACAGGCTTAACAATAGTTGAATCAGACACTGGGTCGGGGAAAACTGAGTTTGCCTTGGCTTATGCATCTATGTTGATAGAAAAAGATCTTGCTGATGGCATTGTTTTTGGTCTTCCAACACAAGCAACTGCCAATGGGTTATTTAATCGTATAGGGGACGCGGCGACTAAGCTTTTTCCTGATAGTGCAATAACGCTTGCCCATGGGAAATCGAAATATCTATTTCCAGATGAAAATGGCTTTTTACATCAATCAAATAAGCGGGCATTTCTCGGGTCAATGTCGGTAGCAACTGTAGACCAAGTTTTAATGGGCGTTCTTGGGATTAAACATCAATTTATTCGCTCATTTGGCACAAGAAAATCAGTATTGATACTGGATGAGATTCATAGTTTCGATGCGTATATGTATGCACTAATAGAACAAGTAATTAAGGGGCAGCATCAAGCGTATTCTAACGTTATTTTATTATCTGCTACGTTATCAATTTCATTGAAAAACAAATTACTTAAACACTATTCCGGTAAAGCCAAGCGCACAGCGTACCCACTAGTTACTCATGTTGATTTAGAAGGTAATACGCAAGAGTATTCAGTTGAAATGCCGGCTAAAAATAAAGTGGTCACTCTTAAAAATTGGTTGTCGAATGATTTATTGCCAACCCCAGATCAGCAAGCCATTTTATTAGAGCATGCAAAAGCGGGTGCTGTGGTGGGTATTATTTGCAATACCGTCGCAGATGCACAAAATTTGTTTGTTCAGCTAAAACATTTGCAAACCGAACAAGATACTAACGTTGATCTATTTCACGCTCGCTATTCTTATGCAGATAGAGAGAGGATTGAAAACGAAGTACTACAAATCTATGGAAAGAATGCACCTCGTAAAGGGCGAATATTAGTAGCAACTCAAGTTGTTGAACAGTCTTTGGATTTGGATTTTGACATCATGGTTAGCCAAATAGCGCCTATCGAATTCCTGATGCAACGAATGGGTCGACTATGGCGGCATGATCGCATTAATACCTCGCTTTACTCACGCAGTGACAGAATTAAACATCCTCTATTTATAACGTTACTACCAAGTCAATCGGTTAGTAATTGGAGTCATCATTATCAGGGAAGTGGCTACGTATATCGTAATGTTCGTGTACTTTATCGCACTGAGCAATATTTGCTACAAAGAGAAAAATTAACTTTTCCAGACTGCTATCGTCATGCCATTGAATACGTTCATGCTGAGGAACCCTACCCAGACGAAAACTCAGAATTAAATGATTTATACGATAAATATCAAATGGAGCAAGATGGTTCGGCTTACACCGCGAAAATGTACAGCGTACTTGACTCTAAACCTTTGAGCGATGTTGATCCTCGTTGTGCGCTATTAACGCGCGAAGGTGAAATGACCGCAACAGTTGTGCTTATGAATGAACTAGGAGGGCTGTTTCATGGTGGGGATTATAAAGAGCAGCAAGATAGAGAACGCAGCACTGTTGCTCTAGCTAAAAAGCATGTCAAGGGAAAACAAGATACTGATTTCTATTGTATTAAATCTGTTGTTAATAAAGATATCGATTATGGTGAATTAGGTGTCGTATTACCTAGTTTTAATAGTAAAAACTAA
- the cas6e gene encoding type I-E CRISPR-associated protein Cas6/Cse3/CasE produces MYISMVALNTNDSYLQHQAIWSLFPSSLERKRDHLFRVENQSDTGKVTVLLQSSTQPNSSQNAEVLQTKSFNPQLENEDFYKFKILVYPTKCISQGKRVIEIHDKDDQVAWLQRKLKGANVNVTSMDNILVKSRKCFSSRYVCFEGILQITNAEQIYQALVMGIGRQKHAGAGLLSLAKAS; encoded by the coding sequence ATGTATATCTCAATGGTGGCATTGAATACCAATGATAGTTATCTACAACATCAGGCAATTTGGAGTTTATTTCCAAGTTCACTTGAGCGAAAACGAGATCATTTGTTTCGTGTAGAAAATCAATCGGATACAGGTAAGGTCACAGTGTTGTTGCAGTCAAGCACGCAGCCTAATAGCAGCCAAAATGCTGAGGTATTGCAAACAAAATCATTTAATCCTCAGTTAGAAAATGAAGATTTCTATAAGTTTAAAATACTAGTATATCCAACAAAATGCATTAGCCAAGGTAAACGAGTGATTGAAATTCATGATAAAGATGATCAAGTTGCATGGCTACAACGAAAGTTAAAAGGCGCCAATGTCAATGTAACGTCGATGGATAATATATTAGTTAAAAGTAGAAAATGTTTTAGTAGCCGTTATGTGTGTTTTGAAGGCATTTTACAAATCACAAATGCAGAACAAATATATCAAGCCTTGGTGATGGGGATTGGTCGTCAGAAACATGCTGGTGCAGGGCTCTTGTCTTTGGCTAAAGCGAGTTAA
- a CDS encoding type I-E CRISPR-associated protein Cse2/CasB, with protein sequence MYKRIYTAYMNLSKGDQADLKRCNLRKLADSPAYFRVLKFSGTKDNSQTQRILFLLVSIAITDEAESDSVAVALLNAGVKETQIIQITRSGDNAIEYLKRQLIRCKNVSLSSLGKLAQYWGEQARRDLLKEFILSEQEK encoded by the coding sequence ATGTACAAGAGAATCTACACCGCATATATGAATCTATCCAAGGGTGATCAAGCTGATCTTAAAAGGTGCAACTTAAGGAAATTGGCTGATAGTCCCGCATATTTTCGTGTTCTGAAATTTTCAGGGACGAAAGATAATTCACAAACCCAGCGTATCTTATTCTTGCTAGTCTCTATTGCTATTACAGATGAGGCGGAATCTGATTCTGTAGCCGTTGCACTTTTAAATGCCGGTGTTAAAGAAACCCAAATTATTCAAATTACACGTAGCGGTGACAATGCCATTGAATACTTAAAGAGGCAGCTCATTCGTTGTAAAAATGTAAGTTTATCTAGCCTAGGGAAACTAGCTCAATATTGGGGTGAACAAGCACGACGTGACC